The following proteins come from a genomic window of Lolium rigidum isolate FL_2022 chromosome 5, APGP_CSIRO_Lrig_0.1, whole genome shotgun sequence:
- the LOC124656612 gene encoding 11 kDa late embryogenesis abundant protein-like, giving the protein MMQGGESAGGAAKEAAANLGASAWAGKEKTVAVVQEQVEKVKAHDDPAGQAAAEARKDERFEEVEAVKQEAILHNAAVAKNGRAAAIVADETEAQAAAAAETEARAVDAEG; this is encoded by the coding sequence ATGATGCAGGGCGGGGAGAGCGCCGGTGGCGCGGCAAAAGAAGCGGCAGCGAACCTCGGCGCGTCAGCGTGGGCGGGCAAGGAGAAGACCGTGGCGGTGGTGCAGGAGCAGGTGGAGAAGGTGAAGGCGCACGACGACCCggccggccaggctgccgcggagGCCAGGAAGGATGAGCGGTTCGAGGAGGTGGAGGCCGTCAAGCAGGAGGCCATACTCCacaacgccgccgtcgccaagaaCGGCCGCGCGGCCGCCATCGTCGCTGACGAGACCGAGGCccaagctgccgccgccgccgagacgGAGGCCCGCGCCGTGGACGCGGAGGGCTAG